A single Ascochyta rabiei chromosome 4, complete sequence DNA region contains:
- a CDS encoding Formaldehyde transketolase, with product MHLAQDMTKANDATDYGQSVVEGLKKEEKVEQAVVRNLSDEQDHVLKSFRLLIADLCQQFNGGHPGGAIGMAAIGVSLWKYVMRYAPHTPTYFNRDRFVLSNGHTCLFQYSFLHLTGYKGMTLDQLKSYHSDRVDALCPGHPEIEHEGIEVTTGPLGQGVANAVGLAMATKNLQATYNKPDFDIVSNHTWCMIGDACLQEGVALEAISFAGHLKLSNLTIIYDNNQVTCDGSVDLTNTEDVNAKMRACGWDVIDIEDGCFDIEGIVGALNKARASTDKPTFINVRTVIGIGSAVAGDAVAHGAAFGAADVANMKKLYNFNPEEHFVISNTVREFFADIPSRGQELVESWEKKLQEYEAKYPELGAEFRSRVEGRLPEDWKDLIPSSFPAQPTATRKSSGLVFNPIAEKVKTFMVGTADLSPSVNMIWKDKVDFQHPDLKTNCGITGNYSGRYIHYGIREHAMCAISNGLAAFAPNTFIPTTSSFFMFYLYAAPAVRMGALQHLQVIHAATHDSIGMGEDGPTHQPIELANLYRAMPNLLYIRPADSEETAGAWITAIEAKNTPTIISTSRHTLPQISQTRRDLVAKGAYVIEEVDDADVTLIGVGAELSHALDTAKELKAKNIKARVLSFPCQRLFDSQPIEYKRDTLRRHRGIPAVVIEPFAPNGWERYADAAACVKRFGHSLPGKAAYKYFGFDTPALVKKVEGYLQQVRDDPLLCGEFVDL from the exons ATGCATCTCGCGCAAGATATGACCAAGGCTAATGACGCAACGGACTACGGCCAGAGTGTAGTCGAAGGATTgaaaaaagaagagaaggttGAGCAGGCGGTAGTGCGAAACTTGTCGGACGAACAGGACCATGTTTTGAAGTCCTTTCGACTGCTGATCGCAGATTTGTGTCAGCAATTCAATGGTGGTCATCCAGG GGGTGCAATTGGTATGGCCGCGATAGGAGTGTCCCTCTGGAAGTATGTCATGCGCTATGCGCCGCACACACCAACTTATTTCAACCGCGATCGTTTCGTTCTGTCGAACG GGCATACCTGCTTGTTTCAGTACTCGTTCCTTCATCTCACAGGATACAAGGGTATGACCTTGGACCAGCTGAAGTCATACCACTCGGACCGCGTCGATGCGTTGTGCCCCGGCCACCCAGAGATTGAGCACGAGGGCATCGAAGTGACAACAGGCCCTCTCGGACAAGGTGTTGCAAACGCTGTTGGACTGGCCATGGCTACCAAGAATTTGCAGGCGACCTACAACAAGCCAGACTTCGACATCGTCTCGAACCACACATGGTGTATGATTGGTGACGCATGTCTGCAGGAAGGAGTAGCGCTGGAGGCCATTTCCTTTGCTGGACATCTCAAGTTAAGCAACCTGACCATCATATACGATAACAACCAGGTCACTTGCGACGGGAGTGTTGATCTCACAAACACCGAGGATGTCAATGCAAAGATGCGCGCATGCGGGTGGGATGTGATCGACATTGAGGATGGTTGTTTTGACATTGAAGGCATCGTGGGCGCGCTCAACAAAGCTCGAGCATCGACCGATAAACCAACCTTCATCAACGTGCGTACTGTTATTGGAATTGGCAGCGCCGTAGCTGGCGATGCCGTTGCTCATGGAGCCGCTTTCGGTGCTGCTGACGTTGCCAATATGAAGAAGCTGTATAACTTCAACCCCGAAGAACACTTTGTAATCAGCAACACAGTTCGCGAATTCTTCGCAGACATTCCTTCGAGGGGCCAGGAGTTGGTCGAGTCCTGGGAGAAGAAGCTGCAGGAGTATGAAGCCAAGTATCCCGAACTTGGTGCAGAATTCCGGAGTCGAGTGGAAGGCCGCCTCCCGGAAGACTGGAAGGACTTGATCCCCAGCTCGTTCCCTGCTCAACCCACAGCTACGAGGAAGTCTTCTGGTTTGGTCTTTAACCCGATTGCGGAGAAGGTCAAAACCTTCATGGTCGGCACTGCCGATCTGTCTCCTTCGGTCAACATGATCTGGAAGGACAAAGTTGACTTCCAACAT CCCGACTTGAAGACAAACTGCGGTATCACCGGCAACTACAGCGGCCGTTACATCCACTATGGTATACGTGAACATGCCATGTGTGCGATCTCTAACGGACTGGCTGCATTCGCTCCCAACACGTTCATCCCAACCACTTCGTCTTTCTTCATGTTTTATTTATATGCAGCACCAGCGGTTCGAATGGGCGCTCTGCAGCACTTGCAAGTAATACACGCGGCCACACACGACTCGATTGGTATGGGTGAGGACGGCCCAACCCATCAGCCTATTGAGCTGGCCAACCTTTACCGAGCGATGCCAAATCTGCTGTATATTCGGCCTGCAGACAGCGAGGAGACTGCTGGTGCGTGGATCACAGCCATTGAGGCCAAGAACACACCGACAATCATCTCGACATCAAGGCACACGCTGCCACAGATTTCGCAGACAAGGCGTGACCTGGTAGCTAAGGGCGCCTACGTCATCGAAGAAGTTGACGATGCAGACGTGACGCTGATTGGCGTGGGTGCTGAGCTGAGCCATGCTCTCGACACAGCAAAAGAACTGAAGGCAAAAAACATCAAAGCACGGGTTCTCAGCTTCCCATGCCAACGTCTGTTCGACTCCCAGCCCATAGAATATAAGCGCGATACATTGCGTAGGCATCGTGGCATCCCTGCTGTCGTCATCGAGCCTTTCGCCCCGAATGGCTGGGAAAGATACGCTGATGCTGCAGCTTGCGTGAAACGCTTCGGCCACAGCTTGCCAGGAAAGGCAGCGTACAAGTACTTCGGTTTCGATACTCCGGCGCTGGTGAAGAAGGTGGAGGGATACCTACAACAGGTACGCGACGATCCGCTTCTGTGCGGGGAATTTGTAGACTTGTGA
- a CDS encoding L-iditol 2-dehydrogenase — MAPSNTNGTSEKKTLSMPLLNPSLQVTADHNLKQEDAPVYAPSHGEVLLHIKATGVCGSDIHFWKTGRIGSLVVEGDCILGHEAAGVVLQCGEGVKSLKPGDRVAVEPGVPCGDCFLCLDGRYNLCEDVQFAGVYPYHGTIQRYKTHPAKWCHKLPDNVSYAEGALLEPLSVVMHGVKSAGLTLGRGAVVCGAGPIGLIALAAARASGAHPIVITDLDPKRLAFAKKFVPSALTYHVDRNLDAESNSRNIRTLFNYEHAGEYGAPEVVLECTGVESSVVTAAYTVRRGGTVMVIGVGKEIMNNLPFMHISLAEIDLKFINRYRDTWPAGLQCIAGGIVDLKPLVSHTYPLEKALDALHACADLSNGSIKVQIIDEVDDVL, encoded by the exons ATGGCGCCCTCA AACACCAACGGCACATCCGAAAAAAAGACGCTGTCTATGCCACTACTAAACCCTTCATTACAGGTCACCGCAGACCACAATCTCAAGCAAGAGGATGCGCCAGTGTATGCGCCAAGTCACGGGGAAGTCCTACTGCACATCAAGGCTACAGGCGTTTGCGG GTCCGACATACATTTTTGGAAAACAGGGAGAATCGGGTCGCTTGTTGTCGAAGGCGATTGCATCCTGGGCCACGAGGCAGCCGGAGTTGTCTTACAATGCGGTGAAGGCGTGAAGAGCCTGAAGCCTG GAGATCGTGTGGCCGTCGAACCTGGCGTTCCCTGCGGCGATTGCTTCTTATGTCTGGACGGTCGCTACAACCTTTGCGAAGATGTTCAATTTGCAGGTGTTTACCCCTACCACGGCACGATTCAGCGGTACAAGACACATCCTGCGAAATGGTGTCACAAATTGCCGGACAACGTCAGCTATGCGGAAGGTGCACTGCTAGAGCCGCTGTCGGTCGTCATGCATGGCGTCAAGTCAGCCGGTTTGACGCTCGGTCGTGGTGCTGTAGTATGTGGGGCTGGGCCCATCGGCCTCATCGCGCTCGCAGCAGCAAGAGCAAGTGGTGCGCATCCTATTGTCATCACAGACCTCGACCCGAAGCGATTGGCGTTTGCAAAGAAGTTTGTTCCTTCGGCTCTCACCTACCATGTCGACCGAAATTTGGATGCAGAGAGCAATTCTAGAAATATCAGGACTCTATTCAACTATGAGCACGCTGGCGAGTACGGCGCACCAGAGGTAGTGCTCGAGTGCACAGGTGTTGAAAGCAGTGTGGTTACTGCAGCATACACAGTGCGAAGAGGCGGGACAGTCATGGTCATTGGTGTAGGCAAGGAGATCATGAACAACCTTCCGTTTATGCATATCTCACTTGCAGAG ATCGACCTCAAGTTTATTAACCGGTATCGCGACACGTGGCCAGCCGGCCTACAGTGTATAGCTGGGGGCATCGTCGACTTGAAGCCGCTTGTCAGTCATACATATCCATTGGAAAAAGCATTGGACGC